The Methanofollis sp. UBA420 genome contains a region encoding:
- a CDS encoding dephospho-CoA kinase: MKVIGIVGMPASGKGEFSRIAAEKGIPVVVMGDAIRKAVTTAGLPLTDGNMGKVSSDLRARHGMGAIALITVPEVEATGAPVAVIDGIRGSAEVEIFREHFPSFLLVGVKASFETRLARLGSRGRSDDPASADDLRRRDERELGWGLGDALAMADVFFENEGTMEEYGEKARHLLDALEGCA, from the coding sequence ATGAAGGTCATCGGTATCGTCGGCATGCCGGCAAGCGGCAAAGGCGAATTTTCACGGATTGCAGCAGAAAAAGGGATCCCGGTCGTGGTGATGGGGGACGCCATCAGGAAGGCCGTCACAACCGCCGGGCTTCCCCTGACAGACGGGAACATGGGAAAGGTCTCCTCGGACCTCCGCGCACGCCACGGCATGGGGGCGATCGCCCTGATCACGGTCCCCGAGGTGGAGGCCACAGGAGCGCCCGTCGCCGTCATCGACGGCATCAGGGGGAGCGCCGAGGTCGAGATCTTCAGGGAACACTTTCCCTCCTTCCTCCTCGTCGGGGTGAAGGCCTCCTTCGAGACGCGTCTCGCCCGCCTCGGCAGCCGCGGCAGGTCGGACGACCCGGCGTCCGCCGACGACCTCAGGAGACGCGACGAGCGCGAACTCGGCTGGGGCCTCGGCGACGCCCTCGCCATGGCCGACGTCTTCTTCGAGAACGAAGGCACGATGGAAGAGTACGGGGAGAAGGCCCGCCACCTCCTCGACGCCCTGGAGGGATGCGCATGA
- a CDS encoding tetratricopeptide repeat protein: MKIKWLLLTAGILVVAGFYLSDRIADDPEYLSSGAADAGTMAASTLISFEQYEAAAACADLASTVVPDNPDLLRVKGKALSAQGRYDEAVVCYDMALTTGEGDAATLSEKGKALMKAGDFEGAIAASTNALALAPADLPALQTAGASSLLLGRYDEAVGYYDHLVQIRPDDAAAWVQKGDALLYISLQEEQQMKDAFRDITGMAGGSSFNPNPNAYMDAMECFNHAIALDPKTAPLLATRLVARSELTVQTCEDIVKNLG; this comes from the coding sequence GTGAAGATCAAGTGGCTCCTCCTCACTGCCGGCATCCTGGTCGTCGCCGGGTTCTACCTCTCCGACCGTATCGCCGATGACCCGGAGTATCTCTCGTCGGGGGCCGCCGATGCCGGCACCATGGCCGCCTCCACCCTCATCTCCTTCGAGCAGTACGAGGCGGCGGCCGCCTGTGCAGACCTCGCGAGCACGGTCGTCCCCGACAATCCCGACCTCCTGCGGGTGAAAGGAAAGGCCCTGTCAGCACAGGGGCGGTACGACGAAGCGGTCGTCTGCTATGACATGGCCCTCACCACCGGAGAGGGGGATGCAGCAACACTCTCGGAGAAAGGAAAGGCACTCATGAAGGCTGGCGACTTCGAAGGCGCCATCGCGGCATCGACGAATGCCCTCGCCCTCGCCCCGGCCGATCTCCCGGCCCTCCAGACGGCCGGGGCCTCAAGTCTCCTCCTCGGACGGTACGACGAGGCCGTCGGGTACTATGATCACCTTGTCCAGATACGGCCGGACGACGCGGCTGCATGGGTCCAGAAAGGGGACGCCCTCCTCTACATCTCGTTGCAGGAGGAACAGCAGATGAAGGACGCCTTCCGGGACATCACGGGCATGGCGGGCGGGTCGTCGTTCAATCCCAACCCGAACGCCTATATGGATGCGATGGAGTGCTTCAACCACGCAATAGCCCTCGACCCGAAGACAGCGCCCCTCCTCGCCACCCGCCTCGTCGCGCGGTCTGAACTCACCGTCCAGACCTGCGAGGACATTGTCAAAAACCTTGGATGA
- a CDS encoding 5-formyltetrahydrofolate cyclo-ligase, with translation MNAVRPEQPAAKQALRDSVKKLRFALSADEIQEKSRAVTARLLSLLDGAGTVMVYVSKTPEVDTAGLIDALLARGTRVVVPIIEKETHSLRLSYLEDRDVLVESTFHVPEPIGHEIPASPAALNAVIVPMVGFDRSGNRLGYGAGYYDRFLAECPDIRTIGIAFACQEVGAVPHEPFDRQMDAIITEYETLSCPVPGVCAKLK, from the coding sequence ATGAATGCTGTGCGTCCTGAGCAGCCTGCGGCAAAACAGGCATTGCGGGACAGCGTGAAGAAACTCCGCTTCGCCCTCTCCGCAGACGAGATCCAGGAAAAAAGCAGGGCCGTCACCGCCCGCCTCCTCTCCCTCCTCGACGGGGCCGGGACCGTGATGGTCTATGTCTCCAAAACCCCGGAGGTCGATACGGCCGGCCTCATCGACGCCCTTCTTGCGCGGGGTACGCGGGTCGTCGTCCCGATCATCGAGAAGGAGACCCACTCCCTCCGCCTCTCCTATCTTGAAGACAGGGACGTGCTCGTGGAGAGCACCTTCCATGTGCCCGAACCCATCGGCCACGAGATACCGGCATCGCCCGCCGCCCTCAACGCCGTCATCGTCCCCATGGTCGGTTTCGACAGGTCGGGAAACCGCCTCGGGTACGGTGCAGGATATTACGACCGCTTTCTTGCAGAGTGCCCGGATATCCGCACGATCGGCATCGCCTTCGCCTGCCAGGAAGTCGGGGCCGTCCCTCACGAACCCTTTGATCGGCAGATGGACGCGATCATTACAGAATACGAAACCCTTTCCTGCCCTGTACCGGGAGTGTGCGCAAAGTTAAAATAA
- a CDS encoding CDC48 family AAA ATPase encodes MQKDYRDLTVKEAYYEDAGRGIARLGIDVMKDLGLVSGDVIEIQGKQKAAAIVKPSYPEDTGKGIIRIDGTIRGDARVGIDDTVRVGKVEVGYGQKVVIQPTQPIRLVGGEQFLKRILVGRPVFEGQSIRVNVLGNPLTFVITKVAPKGIAIISEMTEVDLKETPYKPGEGVRKEATGVHYEDIGGLGRELDMVREMIELPMRHPELFKRLGIDPPKGVLLYGPPGTGKTLIAKAVANEVDAHFISLSGPEIMSKYYGESEERLREVFEEAQENAPTIIFIDEIDSIAPKREETKGEVERRVVAQLLALMDGLKARGQVVVIAATNIPDAIDPALRRGGRFDREIEIGIPDKKGRLEIFQVHTRGVPLAENVDLQHLADTTHGFVGADLALLVKEAAMHAIRQVIPKIKIEEEIPAELIDSLKVTGEDFDEARKHVEPSAMREVLVEVPDVKWESVGGLDDVKSELSEAVEWPLKYPEVFTRMHTRPPKGILLFGPPGTGKTMLAKATANESECNFISVKGPELLSKWVGESEKGVRQIFRKARQAAPSIVFFDEIDSLVPKRGSYAGSSHVTESVVSQLLTELDGLEELKNVMVLGATNRPDMLDEALLRPGRLDRIIYVPPPDAGSRKKIFEVYLKGTEELLAADVKVDDLVARTDGYVGADIEAVVREAKLAAMREFIAAMKDKSAEERADAIGNVRVTARHFDLAFGKVKGSLPAERREEFERLSWEILYSGEQKGILEKAATLVKRAGLVAGRGDEMVRTLAEELRAANYAQKKDFAAITALSEKLEAALGVQQKPAYAPGHLQGS; translated from the coding sequence ATGCAGAAAGATTATCGGGACCTTACTGTCAAAGAGGCGTATTACGAGGACGCCGGGCGCGGCATCGCGCGTCTCGGCATCGACGTGATGAAGGACCTCGGTCTCGTCTCCGGTGACGTGATCGAGATCCAGGGCAAACAGAAGGCTGCCGCCATCGTGAAGCCGAGTTATCCCGAGGACACGGGAAAAGGCATCATCAGGATCGACGGGACCATCAGGGGCGACGCCCGCGTCGGCATCGACGATACGGTCAGGGTCGGGAAAGTCGAGGTGGGCTACGGCCAGAAGGTCGTCATCCAGCCGACCCAGCCGATCAGGCTCGTCGGCGGCGAACAGTTCCTCAAGAGGATCCTGGTCGGGCGGCCGGTCTTCGAGGGTCAGTCCATCCGGGTCAATGTGCTCGGCAACCCCCTGACCTTCGTCATCACCAAGGTGGCTCCGAAGGGGATCGCGATCATCTCGGAGATGACCGAGGTCGACCTGAAGGAGACGCCGTACAAGCCAGGCGAGGGCGTGCGCAAGGAGGCCACGGGCGTCCACTACGAGGACATCGGCGGCCTCGGCCGCGAACTCGACATGGTCAGGGAGATGATCGAACTCCCGATGCGCCACCCCGAACTCTTCAAACGCCTCGGCATCGATCCCCCAAAGGGCGTCCTCCTGTACGGCCCGCCCGGCACCGGGAAGACCCTCATCGCCAAGGCCGTCGCCAACGAGGTGGACGCCCACTTCATCTCACTCTCCGGCCCGGAGATCATGAGCAAGTACTACGGCGAGTCCGAGGAGCGCCTGCGCGAGGTCTTCGAGGAGGCGCAGGAGAACGCCCCGACGATCATCTTCATCGACGAGATCGACTCCATCGCCCCGAAACGCGAGGAGACGAAGGGCGAGGTGGAGAGGCGGGTCGTCGCGCAACTCCTCGCCCTGATGGACGGCCTCAAGGCCCGCGGCCAGGTCGTCGTCATCGCCGCCACGAACATCCCGGACGCCATCGACCCGGCCCTGCGCCGCGGCGGCAGGTTCGACCGGGAGATCGAGATCGGCATCCCCGATAAGAAGGGGAGGCTTGAGATCTTCCAGGTTCACACGCGGGGCGTCCCCCTTGCCGAGAACGTCGACCTCCAGCACCTCGCCGACACCACCCACGGCTTTGTCGGCGCCGACCTCGCCCTCCTCGTGAAGGAAGCGGCGATGCACGCCATCCGCCAGGTGATCCCGAAGATCAAGATCGAGGAGGAGATCCCGGCAGAGCTGATCGACAGCCTCAAGGTCACGGGCGAGGACTTCGACGAGGCCAGAAAGCACGTCGAACCCTCGGCGATGCGCGAAGTGCTCGTCGAGGTGCCTGACGTGAAATGGGAGAGCGTCGGCGGCCTCGACGACGTGAAGAGCGAACTCTCCGAGGCAGTGGAGTGGCCGCTGAAGTACCCCGAAGTCTTCACCCGCATGCACACCAGGCCCCCGAAGGGCATCCTCCTCTTCGGCCCGCCCGGCACCGGCAAGACCATGCTTGCCAAGGCGACCGCCAATGAGAGCGAGTGCAACTTCATCTCGGTGAAGGGCCCTGAACTCCTCTCCAAGTGGGTCGGCGAGTCTGAGAAGGGAGTGCGGCAGATCTTCAGAAAGGCGCGGCAGGCGGCCCCGTCGATCGTTTTCTTCGACGAGATCGACTCCCTCGTGCCGAAACGCGGCTCGTACGCCGGTTCCTCCCATGTGACGGAGAGCGTCGTCTCCCAGCTCCTCACCGAACTGGACGGCCTTGAGGAGCTGAAGAACGTGATGGTGCTCGGCGCGACGAACAGGCCGGACATGCTCGACGAGGCGCTCCTCCGGCCGGGCAGGCTCGACCGGATCATCTATGTGCCGCCGCCCGATGCAGGGAGCAGGAAGAAGATCTTCGAGGTGTACCTGAAGGGCACCGAGGAACTGCTTGCGGCCGACGTGAAGGTCGACGACCTTGTCGCCCGGACGGACGGCTATGTCGGCGCCGACATCGAGGCCGTGGTCAGGGAGGCGAAACTGGCGGCGATGCGCGAGTTCATCGCGGCGATGAAGGACAAGTCGGCGGAAGAGCGGGCCGACGCGATCGGGAATGTGCGGGTCACCGCCAGGCACTTCGACCTTGCCTTCGGGAAGGTGAAAGGGTCTCTCCCGGCTGAGAGGCGCGAGGAGTTCGAGCGCCTCTCCTGGGAGATCCTGTACTCCGGCGAGCAGAAGGGCATTCTCGAAAAGGCGGCGACTCTCGTCAAGCGCGCGGGGCTTGTCGCCGGCAGGGGCGACGAGATGGTCAGGACGCTTGCAGAGGAACTGAGGGCGGCGAACTATGCGCAGAAGAAGGACTTTGCCGCGATCACGGCCCTCTCCGAAAAACTGGAGGCCGCCCTCGGGGTACAGCAGAAGCCTGCATATGCCCCGGGACACCTGCAGGGGAGCTGA
- a CDS encoding aldolase: MSANVTLSVPADVPGTARETYIENYRTITHGSGRLMLFAGDQKIEHLNDDFFGEGIHEDDADPEHLFRIAQKGRIGVFATQLGLIARYGRDYPDVPYLVKLNSKTHLVKTAQKDPYSPMISTVGQVVAFRNQTGLKVLGVGYTVYLGSEYEAEMMREAAQIIFEAHQHGLITVLWIYPRGAAVKDEKDPHLIAGATGVAACLGSDFVKVNSPKKEGAVSAELLREVTRAAGRTQVVCAGGSSIDETKFLKELYDQIHTGGASGNATGRNIHQKSLDEAVRMCNAISAITIDNAPLEDAVALLKGN, encoded by the coding sequence ATGTCTGCAAATGTTACCCTGTCCGTCCCCGCCGACGTTCCCGGCACGGCACGGGAGACCTATATCGAGAACTACAGGACAATCACCCACGGATCCGGCCGCCTCATGCTCTTTGCCGGCGACCAGAAGATCGAGCACCTCAACGACGACTTCTTCGGCGAGGGCATCCACGAGGACGACGCCGACCCGGAGCACCTCTTCAGGATCGCGCAGAAGGGGCGCATCGGCGTCTTCGCAACCCAGCTCGGCCTGATCGCCCGGTACGGCAGGGACTATCCCGACGTCCCGTACCTGGTCAAGCTCAACTCCAAGACCCACCTCGTGAAGACCGCCCAGAAAGACCCGTACAGCCCGATGATCTCGACAGTCGGGCAGGTCGTCGCCTTCCGCAACCAGACCGGCCTGAAAGTCCTCGGCGTCGGCTACACGGTCTATCTCGGCTCGGAGTACGAGGCCGAGATGATGAGGGAAGCGGCCCAGATCATCTTCGAGGCCCACCAGCACGGCCTGATCACCGTCCTCTGGATCTACCCCCGCGGCGCGGCGGTGAAGGACGAGAAGGACCCGCACCTCATTGCCGGCGCCACCGGCGTCGCCGCCTGCCTCGGCTCCGACTTCGTCAAGGTGAACTCCCCGAAGAAGGAGGGCGCGGTCTCGGCCGAACTCCTCCGCGAGGTGACCCGCGCCGCAGGCAGGACGCAGGTCGTCTGTGCCGGCGGGTCGAGCATCGACGAGACGAAGTTCCTCAAGGAACTGTACGACCAGATCCACACCGGCGGTGCGTCAGGCAATGCAACGGGCCGGAACATCCACCAGAAGTCTCTCGACGAGGCGGTCAGGATGTGCAACGCCATCTCGGCCATCACCATCGACAATGCACCCCTTGAGGACGCCGTCGCGCTCCTGAAGGGCAACTGA
- a CDS encoding sensor histidine kinase, whose amino-acid sequence MASGIIVLMIAVYLDAFEMLKAWVALHEVWELDEILFSIMVLSAGIGIFTFRRWMDLKKEIKNRMLVEERLRLAIRGGGLGIWDWNVKAGEVVFHSVMDANRGDSFREDLIPVPEIETRVHPDDYPAFLQRMDEATRKNELYSESECRVSAGDGTWRWVHIRGRVMDRTEDGRPVRVAGILRDITELKQAQDALTGANKKNTLLSSITRHDIINQICAISAYAHLLADDLPGAGQDGTYLRRILAATETIQDQISFMQDYQSMGARSPDYYRVSTVVQRAYQNASHGDIEIVISTGMLEVFADPMLEKVFFNLVDNSIRHGGGATRIRVSFHEVEGTGVLIYEDDGAGVPQSLKEKIFARGFGRNSGLGLFLVREILGITGMTIRETGTEGEGARFEILVQAGNFRMDRE is encoded by the coding sequence ATGGCCTCTGGCATAATCGTCCTTATGATTGCGGTCTACCTGGATGCTTTCGAGATGCTCAAGGCATGGGTCGCATTGCACGAGGTCTGGGAGCTCGACGAGATCCTCTTTTCCATCATGGTACTGTCTGCCGGCATTGGCATCTTCACGTTCAGGCGCTGGATGGACTTGAAAAAAGAGATAAAAAATCGTATGCTCGTTGAAGAGAGGTTGAGACTCGCGATCCGGGGAGGGGGACTCGGGATCTGGGACTGGAACGTCAAGGCTGGAGAGGTAGTGTTCCATTCCGTCATGGACGCAAACAGGGGAGACTCATTCAGGGAAGATTTGATTCCAGTCCCTGAGATCGAGACGCGTGTGCACCCTGATGATTATCCGGCTTTTCTGCAGCGAATGGATGAGGCCACCAGGAAAAATGAACTCTATTCTGAGAGCGAGTGCCGGGTGTCGGCGGGCGACGGGACCTGGCGCTGGGTACATATCAGGGGAAGGGTGATGGACCGCACCGAAGACGGCCGCCCGGTACGGGTGGCCGGGATACTCCGGGACATCACCGAACTCAAGCAGGCGCAGGATGCACTTACCGGGGCAAACAAAAAGAACACTCTTCTCTCCAGCATCACACGCCATGACATCATCAATCAGATCTGTGCCATCTCGGCATATGCACACCTCCTCGCTGACGATCTCCCCGGTGCCGGGCAGGACGGGACATACCTCCGCCGGATCCTGGCAGCGACCGAGACGATACAGGACCAGATCTCTTTCATGCAGGACTATCAGAGCATGGGGGCGAGATCGCCGGATTATTACCGTGTGAGCACGGTCGTACAGCGTGCATACCAGAATGCATCCCACGGTGACATTGAAATTGTCATCTCCACCGGCATGCTGGAGGTCTTCGCCGATCCCATGCTCGAAAAAGTGTTTTTTAACCTGGTGGACAACTCCATCCGTCATGGGGGGGGCGCGACCCGGATCAGGGTGTCCTTCCATGAGGTGGAAGGAACGGGAGTGCTCATTTATGAGGATGACGGTGCTGGCGTCCCTCAATCCCTGAAAGAAAAAATCTTTGCCAGGGGCTTTGGACGGAACTCGGGCCTCGGCCTCTTCCTCGTGCGGGAAATTCTCGGGATCACCGGCATGACGATCCGGGAGACCGGAACAGAAGGAGAAGGGGCGCGGTTTGAGATCCTGGTGCAGGCAGGGAATTTCAGGATGGATCGGGAGTGA
- a CDS encoding carboxymuconolactone decarboxylase family protein, translated as MKPENQKTLDDFLSHADTMADDVLAETENWLGTVPFIFTVMRERPEAFTLSALGDYKTARPASMDAKTAELVAIAAAAGAGADKCIKVHVGAAIREGATRDEILDTILIAGVIGKTHVLASSLRAFKESFS; from the coding sequence ATGAAACCGGAAAACCAGAAGACACTCGACGACTTTCTTTCCCATGCAGACACGATGGCCGACGACGTCCTTGCCGAGACCGAGAACTGGCTCGGGACCGTCCCCTTCATCTTCACCGTGATGCGCGAGCGCCCCGAGGCCTTCACCCTCTCCGCCCTCGGCGACTACAAGACCGCCAGACCTGCAAGCATGGACGCGAAGACCGCCGAACTCGTGGCGATCGCCGCCGCTGCCGGTGCCGGCGCCGACAAGTGCATCAAGGTCCATGTCGGCGCAGCGATCCGGGAAGGGGCGACCCGCGACGAGATCCTGGACACCATCCTCATCGCCGGCGTCATCGGCAAGACGCACGTCCTCGCCTCCTCCCTCCGGGCATTCAAGGAATCGTTCTCCTGA
- the thiC gene encoding phosphomethylpyrimidine synthase ThiC, with protein MGLIEDAKRGVITEEMKIVAAKEGVTEDFVRRGVAEGHITIPVSPYRKVKICGIGEGLRTKVNASIGTSTDMVDVDQEIEKVKMAEKAGADTLMELSTGGDFLDIRRRVIEATTLSVGSVPLYQAFIEAAQKKGGVVFMDPDDLFRITAEQAKLGTNFMAIHTGINLETMKRLKNQGRHGGLVSRGGAFMTAWMLHNEKENPLYAEFDYLLEILKEHEVTLSFGNGMRAGAVHDATDRAQLQELIINAELADKANDFGVQTIIEGPGHIPLDEIQANVVVQKRITNRKPFYMLGPLVTDIAPGYDDRVAAIGASLSSAYGADFICYVTPAEHLALPTPEEVYEGVMSSRIAAHVGDMIKLKKRDDDLEMGHARRDLDWDRQFAVAMNPERAKKIRDERMPADTDGCTMCGDYCALKIVNRNFHF; from the coding sequence ATGGGACTAATTGAGGACGCAAAGCGCGGCGTCATCACCGAAGAAATGAAGATCGTCGCGGCGAAGGAAGGAGTCACCGAGGACTTCGTCCGCCGCGGCGTGGCCGAGGGCCATATCACCATCCCGGTTTCCCCGTACAGGAAGGTCAAGATCTGCGGTATCGGCGAGGGCCTCCGCACCAAGGTGAACGCCTCTATCGGTACCTCGACCGATATGGTGGACGTGGACCAGGAGATCGAGAAGGTGAAGATGGCCGAGAAGGCCGGTGCCGATACCCTCATGGAACTCTCGACAGGCGGCGACTTCCTGGATATCAGGCGCCGTGTCATCGAGGCGACGACCCTCTCCGTGGGGAGTGTCCCCCTGTACCAGGCCTTCATCGAAGCCGCACAGAAGAAGGGCGGCGTCGTCTTCATGGACCCTGACGACCTCTTCAGGATCACTGCAGAGCAGGCGAAACTCGGCACGAACTTCATGGCCATCCACACCGGCATCAACCTGGAGACGATGAAGAGGCTGAAGAACCAGGGCCGGCACGGCGGTCTGGTCTCCCGCGGCGGCGCGTTCATGACCGCCTGGATGCTCCACAACGAGAAGGAGAACCCGCTCTACGCGGAGTTCGACTACCTCCTCGAGATCCTCAAGGAGCACGAGGTCACCCTCTCCTTCGGCAACGGCATGCGGGCCGGGGCCGTCCACGACGCCACCGACCGGGCGCAGCTCCAGGAACTGATCATCAATGCCGAACTCGCCGACAAGGCCAATGACTTCGGCGTGCAGACGATCATCGAAGGGCCGGGCCACATCCCCCTCGACGAGATCCAGGCGAACGTCGTCGTCCAGAAGAGGATCACGAACAGGAAGCCCTTCTACATGCTCGGCCCCCTGGTCACCGACATCGCGCCCGGCTACGACGACAGGGTCGCCGCGATCGGCGCCTCCCTCTCCTCGGCCTACGGCGCGGACTTCATCTGCTACGTGACCCCGGCAGAGCACCTCGCCCTCCCGACCCCGGAGGAGGTCTATGAAGGCGTGATGAGCTCCCGCATCGCCGCGCACGTCGGCGACATGATCAAGCTGAAGAAGAGGGACGACGACCTCGAGATGGGCCATGCCCGCCGCGACCTCGACTGGGACCGCCAGTTCGCGGTCGCCATGAACCCCGAGCGCGCCAAGAAGATCCGGGACGAGCGTATGCCCGCCGACACCGACGGCTGCACGATGTGCGGCGACTACTGCGCCCTCAAGATCGTGAACAGGAACTTCCACTTCTAA
- a CDS encoding tetratricopeptide repeat protein, producing MDAPLPLLLIMATLMLAGGCLQQTADVRSLEETRQIGYEAIADLDREIEANPENATAWCEKGMCLTSIDGQNAAAIECYDAALAIDPDYALAWYGKGIALWNLQDYDRADGCFTKAVGLDRSITPYVPSRPDTEYGASAVSIATGD from the coding sequence ATGGACGCGCCCCTCCCCCTTCTCCTGATCATGGCGACCCTCATGCTGGCAGGCGGGTGTCTGCAGCAGACGGCCGATGTACGAAGCCTGGAAGAGACGCGGCAGATCGGATATGAGGCGATCGCAGACCTGGATCGGGAGATCGAGGCGAACCCGGAGAATGCCACGGCATGGTGTGAGAAGGGGATGTGTCTCACCAGCATCGACGGCCAGAACGCCGCCGCTATCGAGTGCTATGACGCCGCACTCGCCATCGACCCTGACTATGCCCTTGCATGGTACGGGAAAGGGATCGCGCTCTGGAACCTCCAAGACTATGACAGGGCCGACGGTTGTTTTACTAAGGCCGTGGGGCTTGACCGCTCTATAACTCCCTATGTGCCGTCACGCCCGGATACAGAATACGGGGCGTCTGCCGTCTCGATCGCAACAGGCGACTGA
- a CDS encoding class 1 fructose-bisphosphatase — translation MTTLQEYLKAAGCEAGLQELIELIARQAGPIREAFITHQSYAGSENIYGEQQAAMDTWADEQIIGAARDSGLVRELSSEEQEEVLTFADAKQDYAIVMDPMDGSSLIQTNLAVGTIIGIFGNGSVRQKGRNLKAALYMLYGPMTTLTLTIGKGVQIFAMDHEGVYRLLEADVRMPEGTLYGTGGKRPEWTAPHTAFIETIEKEGAKVRYTGSYVADFHQILKYGGIYCYPALNDKPKGKLRLMYEAVPVGFIAEQAGGAITDGTRNLLDVEPDDPHQRTPIYVGSAGMIRKVKEIFGRTHA, via the coding sequence ATGACGACACTGCAAGAATATCTCAAGGCGGCAGGCTGCGAAGCCGGGCTGCAGGAACTCATCGAACTTATCGCACGGCAGGCGGGCCCGATCAGGGAGGCCTTCATCACCCACCAGTCCTATGCCGGGAGCGAGAACATCTACGGCGAACAGCAGGCGGCGATGGACACCTGGGCCGACGAACAGATCATCGGGGCGGCCCGCGACTCAGGCCTCGTGCGCGAACTCTCCTCAGAGGAGCAGGAGGAGGTGCTCACCTTCGCCGATGCGAAGCAGGACTATGCCATCGTGATGGACCCGATGGACGGGTCGTCCCTGATCCAGACAAATCTCGCGGTCGGCACGATCATCGGGATCTTCGGCAACGGGTCGGTGCGGCAGAAGGGGCGGAACCTGAAGGCCGCACTCTACATGCTGTACGGCCCGATGACGACCCTCACCCTGACAATCGGGAAGGGCGTGCAGATCTTTGCGATGGACCACGAGGGCGTCTACCGTCTCCTCGAAGCCGACGTCAGGATGCCCGAGGGCACCCTGTACGGCACCGGCGGGAAGAGGCCGGAGTGGACGGCGCCGCACACGGCGTTCATCGAGACGATCGAGAAAGAGGGGGCAAAGGTCCGCTACACCGGATCCTATGTGGCCGACTTCCACCAGATCCTCAAGTACGGCGGGATCTACTGCTACCCCGCCCTGAATGACAAGCCAAAGGGTAAACTCCGCCTGATGTACGAGGCCGTCCCGGTCGGCTTCATCGCCGAGCAGGCCGGGGGCGCGATCACCGACGGCACCCGGAACCTCCTTGACGTGGAACCCGACGACCCGCACCAGCGCACCCCGATCTATGTCGGGTCTGCCGGCATGATCAGGAAGGTGAAGGAGATCTTCGGCAGGACGCACGCATGA
- a CDS encoding anaerobic ribonucleoside-triphosphate reductase activating protein, whose amino-acid sequence MVFLKVNFGGFVPLSTVDWRGRAVCTVFLRGCPVRCHYCQNAAILNGTDEREIGDVLAMIKESSLIVSGVVFSGGEATMQKEALLALAKGVKTMGLGVGLQTNGVYPDTIRALLEPGLVDKVSLDLKTQWRHYNNLLKKDFADRVRESLRLCTEAHHTGTLPEFEVVVTTFRGCEDDIAYIAKDAGSVDLVLQQGVLAGVAPLDFGELAAVADRLGRSVRIRTRQDGEVAYEGRRIVRAESIDVSAIEQERRSER is encoded by the coding sequence GTGGTTTTTCTGAAGGTGAACTTCGGCGGCTTCGTCCCGCTCAGCACGGTGGACTGGAGAGGCAGGGCCGTCTGCACGGTTTTCCTGCGCGGCTGCCCGGTCCGGTGCCATTACTGCCAGAACGCCGCCATCCTGAACGGCACGGACGAGCGGGAGATCGGCGACGTCCTTGCCATGATCAAAGAGTCTTCCCTCATCGTCTCCGGCGTCGTCTTCTCGGGCGGCGAGGCGACGATGCAGAAGGAGGCGCTTCTCGCCCTTGCGAAGGGCGTGAAGACGATGGGCCTTGGCGTCGGCCTTCAGACAAACGGTGTCTACCCGGACACGATCAGGGCGCTCCTTGAACCGGGCCTCGTCGATAAGGTCTCCCTCGACCTCAAGACACAGTGGCGCCACTACAACAACCTCCTCAAGAAGGACTTCGCCGACAGGGTGAGGGAGTCCCTCCGCCTCTGCACGGAGGCACACCACACCGGCACTCTCCCCGAATTCGAGGTTGTCGTAACGACCTTCAGAGGGTGCGAGGACGATATCGCCTATATCGCAAAGGACGCAGGCAGCGTCGACCTGGTCCTCCAGCAGGGCGTCCTCGCCGGCGTCGCCCCCCTGGACTTCGGGGAACTGGCGGCCGTCGCCGACCGCCTCGGGCGGAGCGTGCGGATCAGGACGCGGCAGGACGGCGAAGTCGCCTACGAAGGGCGGCGGATCGTCAGGGCAGAGAGCATCGACGTGAGCGCGATAGAACAGGAGAGGAGAAGCGAAAGATGA